A window from Nitrospinota bacterium encodes these proteins:
- a CDS encoding glycosyltransferase family 39 protein: MSVWFPSSSIQSNLPSILNSALNNKKIQIAFLIFASLLIFLGRQTDNGLQNFDDAYYAQKGKEVLNSESLWLVTHTGIPAFDNPPIPFWFMALAYSLFGVSTYSAIFSSALFGTGIILLTYRLSLLLFKDCWIAFASAFVLLFPGLFVDASRRSMVDIPLAFFVTLAFYASFKARDHKPWYLIFGLATACAILTKSVLGLFPLTIFGAYLILSRQWKEIINPWFLSGCLIALTLGFSWHFINWQNYGQDFIDIHFGYLIGNRNFGSAKPLYFLGYAKDFSRNYWPWLPITLIGLAIFGKRGFKDNDRTSLLLFLWPVLTFLVMSTGKNQVIRYLFMMFPALAIINAKTISEWLSPDKKNLTLRIMTGVIALSILFVNITHFRVKVSLDQQSKEVREIASIIKINTAENQKIGNYHLSPYNPRITMLFYASRVIELNGNYDAMGLAKALSDNPRKVWLSTIVEFRKFADQYPDKAYLIKAGSKYAFFTSMENRENIQYDFSTISTKPPTNIKDKGSGKDIHSSECRGALEQLGLFINSWDEKPALPQPTSWLVLPPVRYHLRKTFPLELYRVVTTACGIDKESSWQGKNQDMKCSKELRSLRASVDSLINATNAVEKPSSSSSDKLEKNCITKGECEFQPSGIRYAVIENYSKVKAACKTG; encoded by the coding sequence ATTTCAGTTTGGTTCCCTAGTTCCTCAATTCAATCAAATTTGCCTTCTATTTTGAATTCCGCATTGAACAATAAGAAGATCCAGATAGCATTCCTGATTTTTGCTTCACTTTTGATTTTTCTGGGTAGACAAACGGATAACGGCCTCCAAAATTTTGACGATGCCTACTACGCACAAAAAGGAAAAGAAGTTCTGAACTCAGAATCATTATGGCTCGTCACCCATACTGGCATTCCTGCATTTGACAATCCACCCATCCCCTTCTGGTTCATGGCTTTAGCCTACAGCCTGTTTGGGGTTTCCACTTATTCAGCAATTTTTTCTTCGGCTCTGTTTGGAACCGGAATCATTTTGCTGACATACCGGTTAAGCCTGTTGCTTTTTAAAGATTGCTGGATCGCTTTTGCTTCAGCTTTTGTTTTGCTGTTTCCTGGATTGTTTGTGGATGCTTCACGTCGAAGCATGGTTGATATCCCTCTCGCTTTTTTTGTAACACTTGCATTTTATGCTTCTTTTAAAGCCAGAGACCATAAGCCCTGGTATCTGATTTTCGGTCTTGCAACCGCTTGCGCAATTTTAACGAAAAGCGTTCTTGGGCTTTTTCCACTCACTATATTCGGAGCTTATTTAATTCTCAGTCGACAATGGAAGGAAATCATCAACCCCTGGTTTTTATCAGGATGTTTGATTGCCCTTACATTGGGATTCAGCTGGCATTTTATAAACTGGCAGAACTATGGACAGGATTTTATCGATATTCACTTTGGATACCTGATTGGCAACAGAAATTTTGGTAGTGCGAAACCTTTATATTTTCTGGGTTACGCAAAAGATTTCAGTAGAAATTACTGGCCCTGGCTACCAATTACCCTGATAGGTCTTGCAATATTTGGCAAACGGGGATTTAAAGATAATGACAGGACATCCTTATTACTTTTCCTTTGGCCTGTGCTTACCTTTTTAGTGATGAGCACTGGTAAAAACCAGGTTATCCGCTATTTATTCATGATGTTTCCAGCTCTCGCCATCATTAATGCGAAAACCATTTCCGAATGGCTGAGTCCTGATAAAAAAAATCTAACCCTGAGAATAATGACGGGTGTTATAGCCTTAAGCATCCTGTTTGTAAACATCACACATTTTCGAGTCAAAGTTTCCCTTGATCAACAATCTAAAGAAGTGAGGGAAATTGCATCAATAATAAAAATAAACACAGCTGAAAATCAAAAAATTGGTAATTACCATCTTAGCCCGTATAACCCGAGAATAACGATGCTGTTTTATGCAAGCCGTGTCATAGAGCTAAATGGAAATTACGATGCCATGGGCCTGGCAAAAGCCCTGTCTGACAATCCTCGCAAAGTATGGTTATCAACTATTGTGGAGTTTAGAAAGTTTGCAGACCAGTACCCAGACAAGGCTTATTTGATTAAAGCAGGCAGCAAGTACGCCTTTTTCACTTCAATGGAAAATCGGGAAAATATCCAATACGATTTTTCCACAATTTCGACTAAGCCCCCAACTAACATAAAAGATAAAGGAAGTGGCAAAGACATCCATTCATCGGAATGTCGGGGAGCGCTTGAACAATTAGGTTTGTTTATCAATTCCTGGGATGAAAAACCCGCTCTACCACAACCTACAAGTTGGCTGGTGCTCCCCCCTGTTCGATACCATTTACGCAAAACATTTCCTTTAGAACTTTATCGAGTTGTTACTACTGCCTGTGGAATTGATAAAGAGTCATCGTGGCAGGGAAAAAACCAGGATATGAAATGCTCAAAAGAGTTGAGATCCTTAAGGGCATCCGTAGACTCTTTAATTAATGCCACAAATGCCGTTGAGAAACCAAGTTCTTCCTCATCAGATAAATTGGAAAAAAATTGTATAACTAAGGGGGAATGCGAGTTCCAGCCTTCTGGCATACGGTATGCGGTAATAGAAAATTATTCTAAAGTCAAGGCAGCCTGCAAAACTGGTTAG
- a CDS encoding TIGR03545 family protein, with the protein MTEIPNVLKEFESLQKDIQDRLNRITSMKSELEKDNQMAKQQVADLKNLPQKDFERLKNKYSLSPEGGKNILSSLLEGPIKEKLDKAWKAYKMISPYLNKGKTSVQEQQEYVRGKGIDISFAKASPYPDFLLRHGNLSLILFDTEVKGEVKDLSDNQSVYGKPAKLNFQSGKNQNFDSFALDVTMDKTGPQSLDSIAIDIQGLNLKNTGQAELKGGSAKINGKLTIVDENSLNGNLKAELDSVAISIPEQEGNELANTIVQSLSNIDRINISAGISGNLENYQLDIKSNLSEIVSKAARKALAGKMKGFESSLMSAIQSRTGDVLSSTNDSLSGLLGQNKILNDGGSEYSGLLGQAKGSASGLAKPKGLPSLPGGLKLPF; encoded by the coding sequence TTGACAGAAATCCCCAATGTTTTGAAAGAATTTGAAAGCCTGCAAAAAGACATTCAGGATCGGCTGAATCGAATCACTTCAATGAAGTCTGAACTTGAAAAAGATAATCAAATGGCGAAACAGCAAGTCGCCGACTTGAAAAATCTTCCGCAAAAAGACTTTGAGAGGTTGAAGAATAAATATTCTCTCAGCCCTGAAGGTGGAAAAAATATTCTTAGCTCATTGCTTGAAGGGCCTATAAAAGAAAAACTGGATAAGGCCTGGAAGGCCTACAAAATGATCAGCCCTTATCTGAACAAAGGCAAGACATCTGTTCAGGAACAACAGGAATACGTTCGCGGCAAAGGAATCGATATCTCTTTTGCCAAAGCTTCTCCCTATCCTGATTTTCTGCTCAGACATGGCAACCTATCCCTGATTCTTTTTGACACAGAAGTAAAGGGTGAAGTGAAAGATTTATCAGATAATCAGTCTGTCTACGGCAAACCAGCAAAATTGAATTTTCAATCGGGGAAAAACCAGAACTTTGATTCGTTTGCACTTGATGTCACGATGGATAAAACCGGTCCTCAATCGCTGGACTCAATAGCCATAGATATTCAGGGCCTTAACCTGAAAAACACGGGTCAGGCAGAACTCAAAGGTGGCTCCGCAAAAATCAATGGAAAATTAACCATTGTTGATGAGAATAGTTTAAACGGAAATTTAAAAGCAGAACTGGACAGTGTCGCCATTTCAATACCTGAACAGGAAGGTAACGAGCTGGCTAACACCATCGTGCAATCTCTATCCAACATTGACCGAATCAACATATCTGCAGGTATCAGTGGTAATCTAGAAAATTACCAGTTAGATATAAAATCGAACCTTTCCGAAATCGTCTCCAAAGCAGCCAGGAAGGCACTGGCCGGGAAAATGAAAGGATTCGAAAGTTCCCTGATGTCAGCCATTCAGTCACGTACTGGAGATGTCCTTTCCAGCACCAACGATTCACTTTCCGGCCTGCTCGGTCAAAACAAAATTTTAAACGATGGCGGGTCTGAATACAGTGGGTTGCTTGGGCAGGCAAAAGGAAGCGCTTCCGGACTTGCCAAACCCAAAGGACTCCCCTCCCTCCCGGGAGGATTAAAACTCCCCTTTTAA
- a CDS encoding TIGR03546 family protein, translating into MIRQVLKVFKALNSNEKPWQLSLGLAFGGIIGLMPLWTPHNILLLFLAFIINLNFALLLVGFFFFSGIAYILDPLFHQIGLSVLTSEGMQSFWNGFFSNPVFLFDRLNNTLVMGSLIFSVVSAIPLFFLINFLIRKYREHLMEMFEKIPFLNSLKLAKAFDTITGDD; encoded by the coding sequence ATGATTCGTCAGGTTTTAAAAGTTTTTAAAGCTTTAAACTCTAACGAAAAACCCTGGCAGCTAAGTCTTGGCCTGGCCTTTGGAGGAATCATTGGGCTAATGCCTTTGTGGACTCCACACAACATTCTCCTGCTGTTTCTTGCCTTCATTATTAATTTGAACTTTGCTCTCCTCCTTGTCGGGTTTTTCTTTTTCTCCGGAATCGCCTACATCCTGGACCCCCTGTTCCACCAAATAGGCTTGTCGGTTCTGACATCAGAAGGAATGCAAAGTTTCTGGAACGGATTCTTCAGCAATCCTGTTTTCCTTTTTGACAGACTGAACAATACCCTTGTTATGGGGAGCCTGATATTCTCGGTAGTCTCAGCAATACCCTTATTTTTTCTAATCAATTTTCTCATTCGAAAATATCGTGAACATTTGATGGAGATGTTTGAAAAAATACCATTCCTCAATTCTCTCAAGCTGGCGAAAGCTTTTGACACTATTACGGGGGACGACTGA
- a CDS encoding L-lysine dehydrogenase: MGKNIESVLVIGLGRVGSLAAILLQSNGYRVTGFDASANEDYPFKVVSASVEDEKQLEQAIADHDATLTCLPFHLNLTVAQKVHHSGKHYFDLTEDVPTTSAIREMSESAEGLMAPQCGLAPGFVGICGAYLAGGFEKLRSMELRVGALPQHPRGLLGYAFNWSAEGVVNEYLNDCEVIQDGQRATVPSMEGLETIVIDGVQLEAFTTSGGLGTLCETFDGKVDKLNYKTIRYPGHGKLMRFFFNELFMRNRRSEAGEILVHAKPPVKDDVVYVHVAVEGWKEGKLARDEFVRSYFPKEIKSRVWKAISWTTAASVCAVIELVSQGRLPDRGFLKQEDLSLELFLNTPTGQLFK; this comes from the coding sequence ATGGGAAAAAATATTGAATCTGTTTTGGTGATTGGGCTGGGGCGCGTTGGCAGCCTGGCGGCTATCCTGTTGCAGTCAAACGGTTATAGGGTTACAGGATTTGATGCCAGCGCGAATGAGGATTACCCATTCAAGGTTGTTTCTGCATCGGTTGAGGATGAGAAACAGTTGGAGCAGGCGATAGCAGACCATGATGCAACGCTCACATGCCTGCCGTTTCATTTGAACCTGACAGTGGCCCAAAAAGTACACCACTCTGGAAAACATTATTTTGACCTGACGGAAGACGTCCCCACCACTTCAGCTATTCGTGAAATGTCAGAATCAGCAGAAGGGCTGATGGCTCCACAATGTGGATTGGCTCCCGGGTTTGTTGGAATATGCGGAGCGTATCTTGCGGGCGGTTTCGAAAAACTCCGCAGTATGGAACTCAGGGTTGGAGCATTGCCCCAGCACCCGAGAGGACTTCTAGGGTATGCCTTTAACTGGTCCGCCGAAGGTGTGGTCAATGAGTATCTCAATGATTGTGAAGTCATTCAGGATGGCCAAAGGGCAACAGTGCCCTCTATGGAAGGACTGGAAACCATTGTCATAGATGGTGTTCAGCTTGAGGCATTTACGACTTCTGGTGGACTTGGGACCTTATGCGAAACTTTTGATGGAAAAGTAGATAAGTTGAATTATAAAACCATTCGTTATCCCGGGCATGGAAAGTTGATGCGCTTCTTCTTTAATGAGTTGTTTATGAGGAACCGAAGGTCAGAGGCCGGGGAAATTCTTGTGCACGCCAAACCGCCCGTCAAGGATGATGTGGTTTATGTTCATGTCGCTGTGGAGGGGTGGAAGGAAGGAAAACTGGCCAGAGATGAATTTGTACGCAGTTATTTTCCGAAAGAGATAAAATCGAGAGTTTGGAAAGCCATTTCTTGGACCACCGCCGCGTCGGTTTGTGCGGTCATTGAGCTGGTTTCTCAAGGTCGCTTGCCGGACCGGGGATTTTTAAAGCAGGAAGATTTGTCACTGGAGCTGTTCCTGAATACACCTACAGGTCAACTCTTCAAATAG